One Erysipelothrix amsterdamensis DNA window includes the following coding sequences:
- a CDS encoding PTS sugar transporter subunit IIB yields the protein MRILVACGNGSGTSLMLKKTVEKAMKDLNKPITLIHQAAVSEGKNTAKNYDVVFTPLNFVSMFDRAQDQHNVKVFGIKNVMSISEVTSVLASYLSGKENNCNE from the coding sequence ATGAGAATTTTGGTTGCCTGTGGTAATGGATCAGGTACAAGTTTAATGCTGAAGAAGACTGTGGAGAAGGCGATGAAAGATTTAAATAAACCAATCACATTGATTCATCAAGCAGCGGTCTCAGAAGGTAAGAACACAGCAAAAAATTATGATGTCGTTTTTACTCCATTGAATTTCGTTTCGATGTTCGATCGTGCTCAAGATCAACACAATGTTAAAGTTTTTGGCATTAAAAATGTGATGTCTATTTCAGAAGTGACATCAGTGTTGGCGTCATATCTAAGTGGGAAGGAGAACAATTGTAATGAATAG
- a CDS encoding 3-keto-L-gulonate-6-phosphate decarboxylase UlaD: protein MNRPRLQVALDYSNIEDGIAAAVAVGCAVDIVEAGTIMLLQTGMQATRILRKLFPDKIIVADTKCADAGGTVAKNCKDNGATWMTCICSATLPTIKAALREIDEVQIELYGDWTMEQAVNWRQCGVKHLIYHQSRDALFSGTSWEQSDLKRIQKLIEMGFEISVTGGLNLETLKLFKGMNIGTFIVGRSITESESPGTRAQAFQNKISELWCDS from the coding sequence ATGAATAGACCGCGATTACAAGTGGCTTTGGATTATTCAAATATTGAAGATGGAATTGCTGCTGCAGTCGCAGTAGGGTGTGCTGTAGACATTGTGGAAGCAGGTACAATTATGCTACTTCAGACGGGAATGCAAGCGACGCGTATACTACGAAAATTGTTTCCTGACAAAATCATTGTTGCGGATACCAAGTGTGCAGATGCTGGCGGTACTGTGGCCAAAAATTGCAAAGATAATGGTGCTACTTGGATGACATGTATCTGCTCAGCAACGCTTCCAACCATTAAAGCAGCACTTAGGGAGATTGATGAAGTTCAAATTGAATTATATGGTGACTGGACCATGGAACAGGCGGTAAATTGGAGACAATGTGGTGTAAAACATCTAATTTATCATCAAAGTCGTGATGCGCTTTTTTCAGGAACATCCTGGGAACAATCTGATTTGAAAAGAATCCAAAAATTAATCGAGATGGGATTTGAGATTTCGGTGACAGGAGGGCTCAATTTAGAGACCTTGAAACTATTCAAAGGAATGAACATTGGTACTTTTATTGTAGGGCGCAGTATTACAGAATCCGAATCTCCTGGAACTCGTGCGCAAGCATTTCAAAATAAAATTAGTGAACTATGGTGTGATTCATGA
- a CDS encoding L-ribulose-5-phosphate 3-epimerase yields MMTALGVYEKALPPNLSWVEKFELAKKLGFSYIELSIDESDARLDRLDWDMKTLREISDAMDKTDIRIQSLCLSAHRRYPLGSLDANTRHHALIILKKAVKIASMLGIRTIQLAGYDVYYEEKSELTREYFISNLKKCVEIAASKQVMLAIEIMDDPFINSITKYNAIKSQIPSPWLQVYPDIGNLSAWPGNDVGQELEQNIAAIAAIHIKDVVKVSPQTTGVFKNVRFGEGDVNFLANFKTLFRIGYRGSFVLEMWSESDQNPVRSITEALLYIKPILKEAGYVLES; encoded by the coding sequence ATGATGACTGCACTTGGAGTTTATGAAAAAGCACTGCCCCCTAATCTTTCTTGGGTCGAAAAATTCGAACTTGCAAAAAAACTAGGATTTTCTTATATAGAACTTTCTATTGATGAATCAGACGCGCGCTTAGATCGTTTGGATTGGGATATGAAAACACTTAGGGAGATTTCTGATGCTATGGATAAAACAGATATACGGATTCAGTCGCTTTGTTTAAGTGCACACCGTCGCTATCCCTTAGGTTCTTTGGATGCTAATACACGACATCATGCGCTCATTATTCTGAAGAAAGCCGTTAAAATAGCATCTATGTTAGGAATTCGTACAATTCAACTTGCTGGTTATGATGTTTACTATGAAGAGAAGTCTGAACTAACACGAGAATACTTTATAAGTAACTTAAAAAAATGTGTCGAAATTGCCGCTTCCAAACAAGTGATGTTAGCAATCGAAATTATGGATGATCCTTTTATCAATTCAATTACAAAGTATAATGCCATCAAATCACAAATACCATCTCCTTGGCTACAAGTTTATCCTGATATTGGGAATCTTTCGGCTTGGCCCGGGAATGATGTTGGTCAGGAATTGGAACAAAATATTGCGGCTATTGCAGCAATCCATATTAAAGATGTTGTTAAAGTTTCTCCACAAACAACCGGTGTCTTTAAAAATGTACGTTTTGGTGAAGGAGATGTTAATTTTCTAGCTAATTTTAAAACTTTGTTTCGAATAGGATATCGAGGAAGTTTTGTTTTAGAAATGTGGAGTGAGTCTGATCAGAATCCCGTTCGTTCGATAACAGAAGCATTGTTATACATTAAACCAATACTTAAGGAGGCAGGATATGTCCTTGAATCGTGA
- the araD gene encoding L-ribulose-5-phosphate 4-epimerase AraD, giving the protein MSLNRETLNKIKEEVFEANRNLIEQGLVTLTWGNVSVLNRTEGYVVIKPSGVDYHKMSREDMVVTDLEGNSLESGQLKPSSDLKTHLELYRHFHSISSVVHTHSVHAVSWSQSGRDLPTYGTTHADTFNGDIPNTRFLTENEVATDYEKNTGTVIVETFRERHLDEMAIPGILVNGHGPFTWGTSAKEAVMNSHILEIICTMACQTETIVKDASHLPDYILKKHYERKHGRDAYYGQDFDILK; this is encoded by the coding sequence ATGTCCTTGAATCGTGAAACTTTAAACAAAATTAAAGAAGAAGTCTTTGAAGCTAACCGAAATTTGATTGAACAAGGCCTTGTAACATTAACATGGGGTAATGTTAGTGTTTTGAATCGCACTGAGGGGTATGTGGTTATTAAGCCAAGCGGCGTTGATTATCACAAAATGAGTCGTGAAGATATGGTTGTTACAGATCTTGAAGGAAATTCATTGGAGTCAGGTCAGCTCAAACCGTCTTCGGATTTAAAGACACATCTCGAATTGTATCGACATTTTCATTCCATATCTTCCGTGGTTCATACACATAGTGTTCATGCTGTTAGTTGGTCCCAATCTGGGCGTGATTTGCCAACTTATGGTACAACTCACGCGGATACGTTTAATGGCGATATTCCAAATACGCGGTTTTTAACGGAAAATGAAGTGGCGACAGATTATGAAAAAAATACGGGTACCGTAATTGTGGAGACATTTAGAGAGCGCCATTTAGATGAAATGGCGATACCTGGTATTCTTGTTAATGGTCACGGACCTTTTACTTGGGGTACAAGTGCTAAAGAAGCAGTTATGAATAGTCATATTTTAGAAATTATCTGTACTATGGCTTGCCAAACAGAAACGATAGTAAAAGATGCATCGCATTTACCGGACTATATTCTAAAAAAACATTATGAACGAAAACATGGACGTGATGCTTACTATGGCCAAGATTTCGATATTTTGAAATAA
- a CDS encoding leucine-rich repeat domain-containing protein, translating into MKKKIVVLLCAFMFWFQIPVHATSITLGDEGIRNAVQRALKSKENAFDLESLKGIEDLNRFPVRNTKSLAEFEYIPNLKKLMIMNSGVQDFTPLKHLNELKSLLITQFKKNDTQFDANVLKSIHLTQLGFQNINVVNPERLPNTIHDLSMVNTGMEDANFLSGYQELERLIVRDERINPRTLSLNHPQLQYLTLESLGLESLPDVDQLNRLVFANFKNNELKNVDSLKTLLQLKELDLSKNRISDLSHIPSSVTDLKAFDQVAEVDLLEHEGVYSFKNPFKWIDGHVIQPDIFSDEIKYDDENHQFTLKNLDLVQEIRFLKKDLSDGEKMMTGRLKIGRIVKTSPLIPLQPMPEVNLPQEFTTSLGNPYLFESLLKDHPEIQTMTLDVPVDYDVEGTLKRNLNVVFKSGHVVSHPVTIVITSKTSEEEKNTPKHDLDTQNRPQQHEDKSHSVMPPETKSANKSKTTTNNKVEPNTLPLTGVSERDTVSHYLIVFGMLLLVCRSVRHRPCK; encoded by the coding sequence GTGAAGAAAAAAATTGTTGTTTTACTGTGTGCATTCATGTTTTGGTTTCAAATACCTGTACATGCTACATCCATTACCCTCGGGGATGAAGGGATTCGAAATGCCGTCCAACGGGCATTGAAATCAAAAGAAAATGCCTTTGATTTAGAGTCTTTAAAGGGAATAGAGGATTTAAATCGATTTCCAGTTCGCAATACCAAAAGTCTAGCTGAATTTGAATACATTCCAAACTTAAAGAAACTGATGATTATGAATTCGGGAGTGCAAGACTTTACACCACTAAAGCACTTAAATGAATTAAAGAGTCTCTTGATTACTCAGTTCAAGAAAAATGATACCCAATTTGATGCGAATGTTCTGAAAAGTATTCATCTTACTCAACTTGGATTTCAAAATATTAATGTCGTTAATCCAGAGCGTTTGCCCAACACAATCCATGATTTATCGATGGTAAATACCGGAATGGAAGATGCGAACTTTCTGAGTGGTTACCAGGAACTTGAACGTCTTATCGTTCGGGATGAACGGATTAATCCAAGGACGTTGAGTCTTAATCATCCCCAACTCCAATATTTGACGCTTGAATCGTTGGGGCTTGAATCATTGCCAGATGTAGACCAACTAAACCGTCTTGTCTTTGCGAATTTCAAAAATAATGAATTGAAAAATGTAGATTCATTGAAAACGTTACTGCAACTGAAAGAACTTGATCTTTCCAAAAATAGAATCTCTGATTTGAGTCATATCCCAAGTTCAGTTACGGACTTGAAAGCATTTGATCAAGTTGCGGAAGTTGATCTTTTAGAACATGAAGGTGTGTACTCATTTAAGAATCCATTTAAGTGGATTGATGGACACGTAATTCAGCCAGATATCTTTTCGGATGAAATCAAATATGATGATGAAAATCATCAGTTTACGCTTAAAAATCTTGATTTAGTTCAAGAGATTCGATTCTTAAAAAAAGATTTGAGTGATGGAGAAAAAATGATGACGGGTCGCTTGAAAATTGGTCGTATTGTGAAAACGAGCCCGCTTATTCCGCTGCAACCAATGCCCGAAGTAAATTTACCTCAAGAATTTACGACATCTTTAGGAAATCCGTATTTGTTTGAGTCACTTTTAAAGGATCATCCAGAGATTCAAACAATGACGTTGGATGTACCGGTCGACTATGATGTTGAAGGTACGCTCAAGCGCAATCTTAATGTCGTTTTTAAATCGGGACATGTGGTTTCTCATCCAGTAACAATTGTGATCACGTCAAAGACTTCTGAAGAGGAAAAGAACACCCCAAAACATGATTTAGATACCCAAAATCGACCACAACAACACGAGGATAAATCCCACTCAGTGATGCCACCTGAAACAAAATCTGCGAATAAATCCAAAACGACAACAAATAATAAGGTAGAACCAAATACCTTGCCGTTGACGGGCGTTAGCGAACGTGATACTGTTTCACATTACTTAATTGTCTTTGGTATGTTACTTCTCGTTTGTAGATCTGTACGCCATCGCCCATGTAAGTAA
- a CDS encoding helix-turn-helix domain-containing protein has product MGRKNKYPAEIKEQAINEYLNGIKGAPEIAEELSIDSSTLRSWVKKYQTYGIEVFSDKDRNKSYSKELKESAIRDYLEGAGSLKDISIKYGISSHEVLRGWIKKYNRLETIKDYDPKGEVYMTKGRKTTIEERQEIVAYCIEHDYDYKGTAERYELSYAQVYQWVKKYNELGDDGLLDKRGKRKQEDQLSNEERLERKVKLLERQLELKERENILLKKVKEIERGRYSPKQNKK; this is encoded by the coding sequence ATGGGGAGAAAGAATAAATATCCAGCCGAAATAAAAGAACAAGCAATTAATGAATATTTGAATGGCATAAAAGGTGCACCAGAAATAGCTGAAGAATTATCTATTGATTCTAGTACATTACGTAGTTGGGTGAAAAAGTATCAAACTTATGGTATTGAAGTTTTTTCAGATAAAGATCGAAACAAAAGTTATTCGAAAGAGCTCAAGGAATCCGCAATTAGGGATTATCTTGAAGGCGCAGGTTCTCTTAAAGATATTAGTATTAAATATGGTATAAGTTCCCATGAGGTTTTGCGCGGATGGATAAAAAAGTATAATAGACTTGAAACTATAAAGGATTACGATCCTAAAGGAGAAGTCTATATGACAAAAGGTAGAAAAACAACAATTGAGGAGCGTCAGGAAATTGTCGCATATTGTATTGAACATGACTACGATTATAAGGGGACTGCTGAGCGCTATGAACTTTCTTATGCTCAGGTTTATCAGTGGGTGAAAAAGTATAACGAATTGGGAGATGATGGTCTTCTTGATAAACGTGGCAAGCGAAAACAAGAAGATCAACTTAGTAATGAAGAACGTTTAGAACGTAAAGTAAAACTACTTGAAAGACAACTCGAACTGAAAGAACGCGAGAACATTCTATTAAAAAAAGTGAAGGAAATCGAAAGGGGGCGATATTCTCCAAAGCAAAACAAGAAGTAA
- a CDS encoding IS3 family transposase, which produces MFSKAKQEVKYLAVQELHHKHGWSIQWMCKVLKIARSSYYKWTHRVETSNEIENHELCNLILDYDELFGHILGYRRMTDWINELNSVQYNSKRIHRLMKMLGVKSVIRQKSKKYSRSTPEITAENILNRNFFAAKPNEKWLTDVTEFKIKGSSKKLYLSAIIDLYDLSVVAYQISDRNNNQLVFDTYHKAIARYPEAKPLFHSDRGFQYTSRAFRKQLEDQGVMQSMSRVGHCIDNGPMEGFWGTIKSEMYYPNEFSTRSELKKAIEVYIDFYNNKRLQKRFKNKTPMMVRTEALGTETPVVYAIPTNKKIEAYWSNIREKQMQSLVA; this is translated from the coding sequence ATATTCTCCAAAGCAAAACAAGAAGTAAAGTATCTCGCAGTGCAGGAACTACATCATAAACATGGCTGGAGTATTCAGTGGATGTGTAAGGTACTTAAAATCGCAAGAAGTAGTTATTATAAATGGACGCATCGTGTTGAAACAAGCAATGAAATTGAAAATCATGAGCTTTGCAATCTCATTCTTGATTATGATGAACTATTTGGACATATCTTAGGCTATCGACGCATGACGGATTGGATCAATGAGTTGAATAGCGTTCAATATAACTCGAAGAGGATTCATAGACTCATGAAGATGCTAGGGGTGAAATCAGTGATTCGTCAAAAGTCTAAAAAATATTCACGAAGCACTCCTGAAATCACAGCTGAAAATATTTTAAATCGAAATTTCTTTGCCGCAAAACCGAATGAAAAATGGCTGACAGACGTCACAGAATTTAAGATTAAAGGTTCAAGTAAGAAACTATATCTCAGTGCGATTATTGATCTTTATGATTTAAGTGTTGTGGCGTATCAAATAAGTGATCGGAACAATAATCAACTTGTGTTTGATACTTATCATAAAGCTATCGCGAGATATCCAGAGGCAAAACCTTTATTTCACAGTGACCGCGGATTCCAATACACAAGTAGGGCATTTAGGAAACAGCTAGAAGATCAAGGAGTGATGCAAAGTATGTCTAGAGTGGGACATTGTATTGATAATGGTCCTATGGAAGGATTTTGGGGAACAATCAAATCAGAAATGTACTACCCTAATGAATTCAGTACAAGAAGCGAATTGAAGAAAGCAATTGAAGTGTATATTGATTTTTATAACAACAAGAGACTTCAGAAACGCTTCAAAAACAAAACACCAATGATGGTTCGAACTGAAGCGCTAGGAACAGAGACACCTGTAGTCTACGCGATTCCAACTAACAAGAAGATTGAAGCTTACTGGTCAAACATTAGAGAAAAACAAATGCAGTCACTTGTAGCATAA
- a CDS encoding NAD(P)-dependent malic enzyme — MSQLKDSSLELHRKLQGKIEVNIKKPVISQEDLRLLYSPGVAEPCLQIKEDLNKVYDYTWKGNTVAVISNGSAVLGLGNIGAEAGLPVMEGKAMLFKAFSGLNAIPLVINAQTPEAIISFCEMVAPSFGAINLEDIKAPECVLIEESLQKTLSIPVFHDDQHGTAIVVLAGLINACRLVGKDLKDTKIVISGTGAAGSAIIKMLYAYGARHLYAVNSQGIISPTHQDTDDEVVSALYQYLNEDNEAKTLQDLLVDADIFIGVSIANLLTSQDIASMTKDAIVFALANPNPEIPYDEAIKGGARIVGTGRSDYPNQINNVLAFPGIFKGAMSVRATEINAPMKLAAAEAIASLICTEELKETYIIPSVLDPRVVEEVSQAVAQKALETGVVKED; from the coding sequence ATGAGCCAATTAAAAGATTCATCACTAGAATTACATCGAAAACTTCAAGGGAAAATTGAAGTCAATATTAAAAAACCTGTAATATCACAAGAGGACCTTAGACTTTTGTATTCTCCAGGCGTTGCAGAGCCTTGTCTTCAAATAAAAGAAGATCTCAATAAAGTCTATGACTATACATGGAAGGGCAATACGGTCGCTGTGATTAGTAACGGTTCTGCAGTCCTCGGTTTAGGAAATATTGGCGCAGAAGCAGGACTTCCCGTAATGGAAGGAAAAGCAATGCTTTTTAAGGCGTTTTCGGGTTTAAATGCGATTCCATTAGTTATTAATGCGCAAACTCCTGAAGCAATCATTTCATTTTGTGAGATGGTAGCACCATCTTTTGGAGCAATAAATCTTGAAGATATTAAGGCACCCGAATGTGTTCTCATTGAAGAAAGCCTTCAAAAAACACTCTCGATACCCGTATTCCATGATGATCAACACGGTACGGCGATTGTTGTTCTTGCGGGACTTATTAATGCATGTCGTTTGGTGGGGAAAGATTTAAAAGATACAAAGATTGTGATTTCAGGAACGGGTGCAGCAGGGAGTGCTATTATCAAAATGCTTTATGCATACGGCGCAAGACATCTCTATGCAGTCAACAGTCAAGGCATTATTTCACCAACACATCAAGATACTGATGATGAAGTTGTTTCAGCTTTATATCAGTATTTGAATGAAGATAACGAAGCAAAAACGCTGCAAGACCTTTTGGTTGATGCGGATATCTTTATTGGTGTGTCGATTGCGAACCTATTAACATCACAAGATATTGCATCAATGACTAAGGATGCGATTGTGTTTGCACTTGCCAACCCAAATCCAGAAATTCCTTATGATGAAGCAATAAAAGGTGGTGCTCGTATTGTAGGGACAGGACGATCGGATTATCCAAATCAAATCAATAACGTTCTTGCATTCCCAGGAATATTTAAAGGGGCAATGTCGGTTCGAGCTACAGAAATTAATGCCCCCATGAAACTTGCGGCTGCAGAAGCCATTGCATCACTCATTTGTACAGAGGAACTCAAGGAAACGTATATTATACCAAGTGTCCTTGATCCTCGTGTTGTGGAAGAAGTATCTCAAGCAGTAGCGCAAAAAGCGCTTGAAACAGGTGTTGTAAAGGAGGACTAA
- a CDS encoding class II fumarate hydratase: MSTFEDKFGKIDIPEGALWGVNTQRSLQNFPIGQETMPESLIEALIVLKKVSAKVHRLHHKMDEDIAKVIVEACDYLLDGDLKEAFPLSIWQTGSGTQTNMNVNEVIAHLANTRFHGHHVHPNDHVNQGQSSNDIFPSAMHISTVLLVKNSLMPSLEGMIETFDALIDQYGLVMKTGRTHLQDATPITFGQELGAWRHMYQEGLDQLNQCLESLQPLAMGATAVGTGLNSYEGFDQAICDELNQMYHESFRPSVNKFHAISSKDSFVFLQGALAAIASNSLKMANDIRFLASGPRCGLGEISLPENEAGSSIMPGKVNPTQCEALMMVCAQVMGNQTAVTVGAALGNFQLNTFMPLIIHNTTQSICLLSDALNSFNLRCLQGIEVDKEKMSDNLHKSLMTATFLNRKFGYDHTAKIVNQAHQEGKSIKTVVVESGAMGDDEFDAFFDYQKMIQPD; the protein is encoded by the coding sequence ATGTCAACATTTGAAGATAAGTTTGGAAAAATTGATATTCCTGAAGGCGCGTTGTGGGGTGTTAATACACAACGAAGCTTACAAAATTTTCCGATTGGTCAAGAAACGATGCCTGAATCATTGATTGAAGCTTTAATTGTATTAAAGAAAGTATCAGCCAAAGTACACCGCCTTCATCATAAAATGGATGAGGATATCGCTAAAGTGATTGTGGAAGCGTGTGATTATCTTCTAGATGGTGACTTGAAGGAAGCATTTCCGCTTTCAATATGGCAAACCGGAAGTGGTACCCAAACAAATATGAATGTGAATGAAGTGATTGCTCATCTTGCGAATACACGATTTCACGGACATCACGTTCATCCCAATGATCATGTGAACCAGGGACAAAGTTCCAACGATATCTTTCCAAGTGCAATGCATATCAGTACGGTATTGTTGGTAAAAAACAGTCTCATGCCAAGTTTGGAGGGTATGATTGAAACCTTTGATGCACTGATTGATCAATATGGTCTTGTGATGAAAACCGGTCGAACACATCTTCAAGATGCAACACCGATTACTTTTGGCCAAGAGCTTGGTGCTTGGCGACATATGTACCAAGAGGGTCTTGACCAATTGAATCAGTGTCTTGAATCCTTACAGCCACTTGCAATGGGAGCAACAGCGGTAGGTACGGGTTTAAATTCTTATGAAGGTTTTGATCAAGCAATTTGTGATGAACTTAACCAAATGTATCACGAATCATTTAGACCTTCTGTCAATAAATTCCATGCGATCAGTTCTAAAGATAGTTTTGTTTTCCTTCAGGGTGCTCTTGCAGCCATTGCCTCAAATAGTCTGAAAATGGCGAATGATATTCGTTTTCTTGCTAGTGGACCACGTTGTGGTTTGGGAGAAATCTCTTTGCCGGAAAATGAAGCCGGTAGTTCCATCATGCCTGGGAAGGTAAATCCAACTCAGTGTGAAGCTTTAATGATGGTGTGTGCCCAAGTTATGGGAAATCAAACCGCGGTCACAGTCGGTGCGGCTTTGGGTAATTTTCAGTTGAATACGTTCATGCCGTTAATTATTCATAACACTACCCAATCAATTTGTTTACTTTCAGATGCACTTAATTCCTTTAACCTTCGTTGTTTACAAGGGATCGAGGTTGATAAAGAAAAAATGTCAGATAACCTACACAAATCACTGATGACAGCAACATTTTTAAACCGTAAGTTCGGTTACGATCACACTGCGAAAATTGTGAATCAAGCCCATCAAGAGGGAAAAAGTATAAAAACGGTTGTGGTAGAGTCTGGTGCTATGGGTGACGATGAATTTGATGCATTCTTTGATTATCAAAAAATGATACAACCGGATTAA
- a CDS encoding aspartate ammonia-lyase, with protein MKNQNVRIEYDSLGSVKVPKDALYGAQTVRALQNFQITGRRVNDMMYLALAQVKKACALANKSVGELDGPRCDAIVFACDEIISGKYKEAFITDAIQGGAGTSMNMNVNEIIANRAAQILNRPIGVYDYIHPNDHVNRAQSTNDIIPTAGKLTVLNLGLLLVEEMIFLADTFHAKALEFSNIIKVGRTHLQDAVLISMGQVFHSYESVVRRDIQRLKQSLSEMQVINLGATAVGTGINSVEGYREHAVTHLSRITGKSFVSAEDLVDATKHVDGFANVHGSLKTFAVGLSRICNDIRMMASGPKVGFNEIFLPEKQPGSSIMPGKVNPVIPEVVNQVCFQVIGNDATVTLAAEAGQMELNVFEPVLFDNLFESLEILRHACATLRIHAIQDIKVNEHRIQDYVEHSLAMATALVKYLGYEKVSEITKQTLKENKSLKTLVLEQGLMSEAEVDEALKPESMIHPR; from the coding sequence ATGAAAAACCAAAATGTTCGGATTGAATATGATTCATTAGGAAGTGTTAAGGTTCCAAAAGATGCTTTATATGGTGCACAAACAGTACGTGCACTCCAAAATTTTCAGATTACAGGTAGACGTGTTAATGACATGATGTATCTAGCGTTAGCGCAAGTAAAAAAAGCATGTGCGCTTGCGAATAAATCGGTGGGGGAATTGGATGGCCCTCGCTGTGATGCGATTGTTTTTGCGTGTGATGAGATTATCAGTGGTAAGTACAAAGAAGCCTTTATTACTGATGCAATCCAAGGTGGTGCAGGAACGTCTATGAATATGAATGTGAACGAAATTATCGCAAATCGGGCAGCTCAAATATTAAATAGACCCATTGGTGTCTATGACTACATTCACCCAAACGATCACGTAAATCGGGCGCAATCCACAAACGATATCATTCCAACGGCAGGAAAACTAACCGTTTTAAATTTAGGACTGTTACTCGTCGAAGAAATGATCTTTCTTGCTGATACATTTCATGCGAAAGCCCTTGAATTTAGTAACATCATCAAAGTTGGACGCACCCATCTACAAGATGCTGTCCTCATATCAATGGGTCAAGTTTTCCATAGTTATGAGTCGGTAGTACGTCGTGATATTCAACGTTTAAAACAGTCACTCAGTGAAATGCAAGTTATTAATTTAGGTGCTACTGCGGTGGGTACAGGTATCAATTCAGTAGAAGGATATCGTGAACATGCTGTAACGCATTTAAGTCGTATAACGGGTAAATCCTTTGTGAGTGCAGAAGATTTAGTGGATGCAACCAAACATGTGGATGGATTTGCGAATGTCCATGGTTCATTAAAAACATTTGCAGTGGGATTGTCACGAATTTGTAATGATATCCGTATGATGGCATCAGGACCTAAGGTAGGGTTTAATGAGATATTTTTACCAGAAAAACAACCGGGAAGTTCGATAATGCCGGGTAAAGTTAATCCAGTAATTCCCGAAGTTGTGAATCAAGTATGTTTTCAAGTGATTGGTAATGATGCAACCGTTACTCTTGCGGCTGAAGCAGGACAAATGGAATTGAATGTTTTTGAACCAGTTCTATTCGATAACCTGTTTGAATCGCTTGAGATATTACGGCATGCATGCGCAACCTTACGCATCCACGCAATTCAAGACATTAAGGTCAATGAACATCGCATTCAAGATTATGTGGAACACTCTCTTGCGATGGCGACAGCACTCGTTAAGTATCTTGGCTATGAGAAAGTATCTGAAATTACGAAACAAACTCTAAAAGAAAACAAATCACTAAAGACATTAGTGCTTGAACAAGGTTTGATGAGTGAAGCTGAAGTGGATGAAGCTTTAAAACCAGAATCGATGATTCATCCGCGATAA
- a CDS encoding ATP-binding cassette domain-containing protein, translating to MIQIDKITKTFGNRVILKDYSLEIHQNSFTVIAGPSGSGKSTLLNIMGLLDVPDSGNVTLLDQRNLKPFSRSASTMLRKHIGYLFQNFALVPEKTVEYNLKIAMEGYKYSKDAMIDALKQVGLPNILDQYVYQCSGGEQQRIAIARLLLKPCDLILADEPTGSLDEANKYLIFDLLKTLQKLGKTLVIVTHDPDLIAQADNVIYLET from the coding sequence ATGATTCAAATCGATAAAATTACGAAAACTTTTGGAAACCGTGTGATTCTCAAAGATTATTCTCTTGAGATTCATCAAAACAGTTTTACCGTTATTGCGGGACCCTCAGGTTCTGGAAAAAGCACACTTTTAAATATTATGGGACTTTTGGATGTACCCGATTCGGGTAATGTAACCCTTCTAGATCAACGAAATCTTAAACCATTCTCACGAAGTGCTTCCACGATGTTACGGAAACACATCGGTTACTTATTTCAAAATTTCGCACTGGTTCCTGAGAAAACCGTTGAATACAATTTGAAAATAGCAATGGAAGGGTATAAATATTCTAAAGACGCTATGATTGATGCATTAAAACAAGTAGGACTTCCCAATATTCTTGATCAATATGTTTACCAATGTTCTGGTGGTGAACAACAACGAATTGCGATAGCACGCTTATTGCTTAAACCTTGCGATTTGATTCTTGCAGATGAACCCACGGGAAGTTTGGATGAGGCAAATAAATATCTAATATTTGACCTGTTAAAAACATTACAAAAACTCGGGAAAACCTTAGTGATTGTTACACATGATCCTGATTTGATTGCGCAAGCAGACAATGTCATTTACTTAGAAACTTAA